A single genomic interval of Acidovorax sp. 1608163 harbors:
- a CDS encoding ABC transporter ATP-binding protein, whose amino-acid sequence MGASVGKCPILQDIHLPLLAGCWTSIVGPNGAGKSTLLRALAGLMPHTGTVHLLGRALADWPRRDKARALSWLGQNEAAADDLTVYDVAMLGRLPHQPWLAPPSAADHAAVEQALRATHAWDWRQRTLGGLSGGERQRVLLARALAVQAQVLLMDEPLANLDPPHQADWLLLVRALVAEGKTVVSVLHEVSMALQADHVAVLARGRVVHHGAAADPATHRAVERVFDRRIAIHSVAGQWMALPQLHATAVPPSNDLNESPPHAN is encoded by the coding sequence ATGGGCGCTAGCGTGGGTAAATGCCCCATATTGCAAGACATTCATCTGCCGCTGCTGGCCGGGTGCTGGACGAGCATCGTCGGCCCCAATGGCGCAGGCAAATCCACCTTGCTGCGCGCACTGGCGGGGCTGATGCCGCACACCGGCACGGTGCACCTGCTGGGCCGCGCGCTGGCCGACTGGCCCCGGCGCGACAAGGCGCGGGCGCTGTCGTGGCTGGGGCAGAACGAAGCCGCGGCCGACGACCTCACCGTGTACGACGTGGCCATGTTGGGCCGCCTGCCGCACCAGCCCTGGCTGGCCCCGCCCAGCGCGGCCGACCACGCGGCGGTAGAGCAAGCCCTGCGCGCCACCCACGCGTGGGACTGGCGCCAGCGCACGCTGGGGGGCTTGTCGGGCGGCGAGCGCCAGCGCGTGCTGCTGGCCCGTGCCCTGGCCGTGCAGGCCCAGGTGCTGCTGATGGACGAACCCCTGGCCAACCTCGACCCCCCGCACCAGGCCGACTGGCTGCTGCTGGTGCGCGCGCTGGTGGCCGAGGGCAAGACCGTGGTCAGCGTGCTGCACGAGGTCTCGATGGCGCTGCAGGCCGACCACGTGGCCGTGCTGGCGCGTGGCCGTGTGGTGCACCACGGCGCAGCGGCAGACCCCGCCACCCACCGCGCCGTAGAACGCGTGTTTGACCGCCGCATTGCCATCCACAGCGTGGCCGGGCAATGGATGGCGCTGCCGCAGTTGCACGCTACGGCTGTGCCACCTTCCAATGATTTGAACGAGAGCCCACCCCATGCAAATTGA
- the cobO gene encoding cob(I)yrinic acid a,c-diamide adenosyltransferase — MQIEAAPTEKRYEKPEGERRGLVIVNTGDGKGKSTAAFGLALRAHGRGKAVKIYQFMKVPTARFGEHRMFEQIGIPIEGLGDGFSWKSQDLEHSAQLARDGWEKARATIMAGEHFLVVLDEITYPLIYGWLPLEGVLQTLRDRPKDVHVVLTGRRCPEEIIELADTVTEMKLIKHAFKAGVPAQRGIED; from the coding sequence ATGCAAATTGAAGCCGCCCCCACCGAAAAGCGCTACGAAAAACCCGAGGGCGAGCGCCGTGGCCTCGTCATCGTCAACACCGGCGACGGCAAGGGCAAAAGCACGGCCGCCTTTGGCCTGGCACTGCGCGCCCATGGCCGGGGCAAGGCCGTCAAGATCTACCAGTTCATGAAAGTGCCCACGGCCCGCTTTGGCGAGCACCGCATGTTCGAGCAGATCGGCATCCCCATCGAAGGCCTGGGCGACGGCTTCAGCTGGAAGAGCCAGGACCTGGAGCACTCTGCCCAACTCGCCCGCGATGGCTGGGAAAAAGCCCGCGCCACCATCATGGCGGGCGAGCATTTTTTGGTGGTGCTGGACGAAATCACCTACCCGCTGATTTACGGCTGGCTGCCGCTGGAAGGCGTGCTGCAAACCCTGCGCGACCGGCCCAAGGACGTGCACGTGGTGCTCACGGGCCGTCGTTGCCCTGAAGAGATCATCGAGCTGGCCGACACGGTGACCGAAATGAAGCTCATCAAACACGCGTTCAAGGCCGGGGTGCCTGCGCAGCGCGGCATTGAGGACTGA